From Humisphaera borealis, the proteins below share one genomic window:
- a CDS encoding redoxin domain-containing protein, with translation MDNQPLKIGEPAPDFELMDENKNKISLSSLRGKKVVLLFYPMDFSPTCTTEHCAFGPALPQLAGDGGTVVYGVSIDSPFCHAEYKAKYNIPYSLLADPTRKMVKAYGMFAGEEPYNCGKRGTVIINSTGLVAAWQEQPMREPREVEKLKQLIASAE, from the coding sequence ATGGACAACCAACCCCTTAAAATCGGCGAACCCGCCCCCGATTTCGAACTGATGGACGAGAACAAGAACAAGATCAGCCTGTCGAGCCTGCGCGGCAAGAAGGTGGTCCTCCTGTTCTACCCGATGGATTTCTCGCCCACCTGCACGACCGAGCACTGCGCCTTCGGCCCCGCCCTGCCACAACTGGCCGGCGACGGCGGTACGGTCGTTTACGGCGTCAGCATCGACAGCCCCTTCTGCCACGCCGAGTACAAAGCCAAATACAACATTCCCTACAGCCTGCTGGCCGACCCGACCCGCAAGATGGTCAAGGCGTACGGCATGTTTGCCGGCGAAGAGCCGTACAACTGCGGCAAGCGCGGCACCGTGATCATCAACAGCACAGGCCTGGTGGCCGCCTGGCAGGAACAACCGATGCGCGAACCCCGCGAGGTCGAGAAGCTCAAGCAGTTGATCGCCTCGGCAGAGTGA
- a CDS encoding DUF2103 domain-containing protein: MKFGRIKRQHGRVGGLDEILDRIVKECPHVSRIVPGRIKVRRGKTPPNFKVQYPTEAGLKCLYTGTGTVQEVFLICSDSTQTRIWLIAEGIAVDDGDRQTDSKPS, translated from the coding sequence ATGAAGTTCGGACGCATCAAACGCCAGCACGGCCGGGTCGGCGGTCTCGACGAGATCCTCGATCGGATCGTGAAGGAGTGCCCGCACGTGAGCCGGATTGTCCCCGGCCGGATCAAGGTCCGCCGAGGCAAAACGCCGCCGAACTTCAAGGTGCAGTATCCGACGGAGGCGGGGCTGAAGTGCCTGTATACCGGGACGGGGACGGTGCAGGAGGTTTTCCTGATCTGCTCCGATTCGACACAGACCAGGATCTGGCTGATTGCCGAAGGGATCGCCGTTGATGACGGTGATCGACAGACCGACTCAAAGCCGTCGTGA
- a CDS encoding L-threonylcarbamoyladenylate synthase, giving the protein MIDQAVQHLRAGRLVAFPTETVYGLGADATNADAVRAIFAAKGRPATNPLIVHVADIETAQKFTTGWSDAAQTLAAAWWPGPLTIVLPKHPSIVDEATAGLQTVGLRVPDHPVALELLKAFGGAVAAPSANRSNHLSPTTAEHVRDDLGDRVNLVLDGGPCKVGIESTVLDLTGEVPTILRPGGVSRRQLEFILGTVREPDLVAAPAASQTSPGQMERHYAPLTPAVRFETAQRGLIHPQTDAQSNGIVVLSPLKIFKKWGPIVAMPNDPTEYAQHLYAVLHELDGMRLRTIYIEVPPEKPEWIAIRDRIRRATVPLD; this is encoded by the coding sequence ATGATCGATCAAGCCGTTCAACATTTGCGGGCCGGGAGGCTGGTGGCGTTTCCGACGGAGACTGTCTACGGCCTGGGGGCCGACGCCACCAATGCCGACGCTGTGCGGGCGATCTTTGCCGCCAAGGGGCGACCTGCGACCAATCCGCTGATCGTACATGTCGCCGACATCGAGACGGCGCAGAAGTTCACCACCGGCTGGTCAGACGCGGCGCAAACGCTCGCCGCGGCTTGGTGGCCGGGGCCGCTTACGATCGTGCTGCCGAAGCATCCGTCGATCGTAGATGAAGCGACCGCCGGCTTGCAGACGGTGGGACTGCGCGTGCCCGATCATCCTGTGGCGCTCGAACTGCTGAAGGCGTTCGGCGGGGCGGTGGCGGCACCCAGCGCGAACCGGTCGAACCACCTGAGCCCGACAACCGCCGAGCATGTTCGCGACGACCTCGGCGACCGGGTGAACCTGGTGCTGGACGGCGGGCCCTGCAAGGTAGGCATTGAGTCGACCGTGCTCGACCTGACAGGGGAGGTGCCGACGATCCTTCGGCCCGGAGGTGTCAGCCGACGCCAACTGGAGTTCATCCTGGGCACGGTCCGCGAGCCGGACCTGGTCGCCGCGCCGGCCGCGAGCCAGACCTCTCCGGGGCAGATGGAGCGGCACTATGCGCCGCTAACGCCGGCTGTGCGGTTTGAGACGGCACAACGGGGCCTGATCCATCCGCAGACCGATGCGCAGTCGAACGGGATCGTTGTGCTGAGTCCGCTTAAGATCTTCAAGAAGTGGGGACCGATCGTGGCGATGCCCAACGATCCGACCGAGTACGCGCAGCATCTGTATGCCGTACTACACGAGTTGGATGGTATGCGGTTAAGGACGATCTATATCGAAGTACCTCCCGAAAAACCCGAGTGGATCGCTATTCGCGATAGGATCCGCCGGGCGACGGTTCCACTGGATTGA